The window CCAGCAGATTGGTGGCCAGCGCGGGGGTGATGCGCAGTTGCAGGCCGTCGCAGATATCATAGAGCAATTCGCCGGTCGCGCAGGCGGCAGTATCGACGACATTCACGCCGCCGAAATTGTCATTGGAGACGTGATGATCGATATTGAAGATCATTGCGGTCGGACTCAGAAATCGCTCGACCTCGCCGATGCGTGAGCGACTGCCGCAATCGACGATGAAAGCGCGCTCGAAGCGAGCATCAGGATTCTGCGACGCGACGTTTTCAGCCAGCGCGGAATCGGGCAACCAGCGGATGCGCGGGGCGAACCCGTTTTCCAGCACGATCCGGGGTCGGCCGCCGAGCTGCAAGAGCATTTCCCGGGCCGCCAGCACGGATCCGACGGCGTCGGGGTCGGGATGGACGTGCGTGGAGACCAGAATCGGCGCGCCGTCGGCGCAGGCCGCACGAATTGCCGCGAGGTCGGGCGGGCGGATACTCACGGGTTGTCCTCGCGCTCTTCGCGTTCATCGCGAACTTGTTTGAGCAGCGTTTCGATACGCGCGGCGCGCGCGGGCACCGGATCCCAATGAAAGTGCAGTTCCGGATGCTGGCGCATCACGAGCAGGCGGGCGATTTCGCTGCGCATCGCGCCGCGCCGGGCGGACAGCAAGCGTCCGACCAGCGCGCCGGTGAGTTCTTCGTTCGCGCCTCCGATCACGCTGAA is drawn from candidate division KSB1 bacterium and contains these coding sequences:
- the rbfA gene encoding 30S ribosome-binding factor RbfA; its protein translation is MNKHTHGPQGTGTRPKRVAAEIQRDLPGLIRRLVTIPEGLLVSITDVQLSADLSHAKVFFSVIGGANEELTGALVGRLLSARRGAMRSEIARLLVMRQHPELHFHWDPVPARAARIETLLKQVRDEREEREDNP